One Gloeothece verrucosa PCC 7822 DNA window includes the following coding sequences:
- a CDS encoding DUF1326 domain-containing protein produces MTTTTFTYQIDGQILEACSCNTPCPCWIGEDPDGGYCDSFVAYHVEQGTILGIDVSGLTLVKIVYIPGNVLAGNWRAVIYVDAKGTAQQQDALIKVFTGELGGALADLAYLVSETLDVRVAPIEYHIKEAQGTIRIGEILKAEMAPYRSAQGKPTKLVDSIFSTIPGSPAYVAKASYHQVNLPEFNLVWNYNGRNAIQGQFHFEA; encoded by the coding sequence ATGACGACAACAACCTTTACTTACCAAATTGACGGACAAATTTTAGAAGCCTGTTCTTGTAATACTCCTTGTCCCTGTTGGATAGGAGAAGATCCAGACGGGGGTTATTGTGATAGTTTTGTGGCTTATCATGTGGAGCAAGGAACCATTCTCGGAATTGATGTTTCTGGTTTAACCTTGGTCAAAATTGTCTATATTCCCGGTAATGTATTAGCTGGCAACTGGCGAGCGGTTATTTATGTAGATGCCAAGGGAACTGCCCAGCAGCAAGACGCTTTGATTAAAGTTTTTACCGGTGAATTAGGCGGAGCATTAGCCGATTTAGCCTATTTAGTCAGTGAAACGTTAGATGTTCGTGTCGCGCCTATTGAATATCATATTAAAGAAGCTCAAGGCACCATTCGCATTGGAGAAATCTTAAAAGCCGAAATGGCTCCTTATCGTAGCGCCCAAGGCAAACCGACAAAATTAGTCGACAGTATTTTTAGCACAATTCCAGGTTCTCCCGCTTATGTTGCCAAAGCTTCCTATCATCAAGTTAACTTGCCGGAGTTTAATCTGGTTTGGAATTATAACGGACGCAACGCGATACAAGGGCAGTTTCATTTTGAGGCCTAA
- a CDS encoding DUF2182 domain-containing protein: MRTPSLSLKFNLAVSLIWGVVFIAWAIALLTNIFAHIHWLDYNSLIESNHYSLGLKLFLFLLSWQVMIVGMMLPSSLPLVQLFALMSQKQSEKTFSVALLVLLLGYLTVWTGFALAAFWSALGLNFLFLDFPLLEEYPEIISSASLFLAGIFQFSKLKERCLKVCRHPVSFLHHHYQQGLKAAWHLGLNHGLYCLGCCWALMLVMFATGVGHLAVMLLLGAVMVIEKTSHWGQKFVPIVGVGFILWAIGIIIYYSV, from the coding sequence ATGAGAACACCGTCTTTATCCCTAAAATTTAACCTAGCAGTTTCCTTAATTTGGGGAGTGGTATTCATTGCCTGGGCTATCGCTTTGCTCACCAATATTTTTGCTCATATCCACTGGCTAGACTACAACAGTTTAATTGAGTCTAATCATTATTCGCTCGGGTTAAAACTATTTCTTTTTTTATTATCTTGGCAAGTAATGATAGTAGGGATGATGTTGCCTTCAAGCTTGCCTCTAGTGCAACTGTTCGCTTTAATGAGCCAAAAACAAAGCGAAAAGACTTTTTCTGTGGCACTCCTAGTTTTGTTATTAGGTTATTTGACCGTTTGGACAGGTTTTGCCCTAGCCGCTTTTTGGTCTGCCTTGGGATTAAATTTTTTATTCCTTGATTTTCCATTGCTGGAGGAATATCCTGAGATAATTTCTTCAGCAAGTTTATTTTTAGCGGGAATTTTTCAATTTAGCAAGCTTAAAGAGCGTTGTCTAAAAGTTTGTCGTCATCCGGTCAGCTTTTTACACCATCATTACCAGCAAGGACTGAAAGCCGCATGGCATTTAGGACTTAATCACGGTTTGTATTGTTTGGGGTGTTGTTGGGCACTGATGTTAGTGATGTTTGCCACAGGAGTCGGACATCTAGCTGTGATGCTCCTGCTAGGAGCAGTGATGGTGATTGAGAAAACATCACATTGGGGTCAAAAATTTGTCCCTATCGTTGGTGTTGGGTTCATTCTTTGGGCCATAGGAATAATTATTTATTATTCTGTTTAA
- the cutA gene encoding divalent-cation tolerance protein CutA encodes MKLYYVTLNTTEEARQIGRILIEKKLAVCVNWFPISCSYRWQGEIIEEPEVVLIIKTRSGYRSLIEKIIQKNISYTNFIAEISPSYVNQSFLDWLNLEVPLFPHQEVKIDA; translated from the coding sequence ATGAAGCTTTACTACGTGACTCTAAATACCACCGAAGAAGCCCGTCAAATCGGTCGTATACTAATAGAGAAAAAACTCGCTGTCTGTGTCAACTGGTTTCCTATTAGTTGCTCCTATCGTTGGCAAGGAGAAATTATCGAAGAGCCAGAAGTCGTGTTAATTATTAAAACCCGCTCAGGCTATCGTTCTCTCATTGAAAAAATTATTCAAAAAAACATATCTTACACCAATTTTATCGCAGAAATTTCTCCGAGTTATGTTAATCAGAGCTTCTTAGATTGGTTAAATTTAGAAGTGCCTCTTTTTCCCCATCAAGAAGTCAAAATTGATGCGTAA
- a CDS encoding aliphatic sulfonate ABC transporter substrate-binding protein: protein MKKNKQRYQKYKRLKFPHLPNWLLEITLIFCLSILGSCTHPEIGQTSNHPKIIRLDYAYYNPVSLVLKNKGWLEEDLQKSQVKIEWVLSQGSNKALEFLNSRSVDFGSTAGAAALIGKANGNPIKSIYVYSKPEWTALVTQSNSKIRSVTDLKGKRVAATRGTDPYIFLLRALNEFGLSEKDIELIQLQHADGRAALEKGDVDAWAGLDPQMAKTELENGSHLFFRKPEYNSYGVLNVREEFAKQYPDSVEQVLKSYEKARQWARENPQELKQILIKESNLSDAVAAKQLERTDLSNPNIGPAQKEVIIAAGDVLKKSGVIAPSVDVVATVNELIDPQFVEKIASK, encoded by the coding sequence ATGAAAAAAAATAAACAGAGATACCAGAAATACAAGCGGTTAAAATTTCCCCATTTACCCAACTGGTTGCTAGAAATAACGCTGATCTTTTGTTTATCGATTTTGGGCAGTTGTACTCATCCAGAAATAGGACAAACTTCTAATCATCCTAAGATTATCCGTCTGGATTATGCCTACTATAATCCAGTGAGTTTAGTCTTAAAAAATAAAGGTTGGCTAGAAGAAGATTTACAAAAATCTCAGGTCAAAATCGAATGGGTATTAAGTCAAGGAAGTAACAAAGCCTTGGAATTTCTTAATAGTCGTAGTGTAGACTTTGGTTCGACTGCCGGAGCGGCGGCTTTAATTGGCAAAGCTAACGGCAATCCCATTAAATCTATCTATGTCTATTCTAAACCCGAATGGACAGCCTTAGTCACCCAATCAAATTCTAAAATTCGCTCAGTTACCGACCTTAAAGGAAAACGAGTAGCCGCCACCAGAGGCACAGATCCTTATATTTTTTTACTAAGAGCTTTAAATGAATTTGGACTGAGTGAAAAAGACATCGAACTAATACAATTGCAACACGCAGATGGACGAGCGGCTTTAGAAAAAGGAGATGTAGATGCCTGGGCCGGGTTAGACCCCCAAATGGCAAAAACCGAACTAGAAAACGGTTCCCATCTATTTTTCCGCAAACCAGAATATAACAGTTATGGAGTATTAAACGTGCGCGAAGAATTTGCTAAACAATATCCTGACTCGGTAGAACAGGTATTAAAATCTTATGAAAAAGCACGACAATGGGCCAGAGAAAACCCACAAGAACTCAAACAAATATTAATTAAAGAATCCAACTTAAGCGATGCCGTAGCCGCCAAACAATTAGAAAGAACAGACCTTTCTAACCCTAATATTGGTCCGGCACAGAAAGAGGTCATTATCGCCGCAGGAGATGTATTAAAAAAAAGTGGTGTGATCGCTCCATCGGTTGATGTTGTTGCCACCGTTAATGAATTAATCGATCCTCAATTTGTTGAAAAAATCGCTAGTAAATAG
- a CDS encoding ABC transporter permease yields MSSFPSLHKPKYPLLSVRCLKGFWLPLFLLFGWEILSLIGYFPPNLLPAPSKVIETIWTLASSGELFHHIGITLYRVILGFIIGSVMGTILGALTGYSEQIHDFLDPLLQSLRNIPSLAWVPLFILWMGIYETSKVALIAVGVFFPVYLNLMSGVKSVERKLVEVGKVYRLSNFQLIRRIFFPATLPAYFVGLRSGLGLGWMFVVAAEIMGSSQGLGFLLVDGQTTGRPTIILASILLFALLGKLTDAALATLGKHLLYWQDSYQ; encoded by the coding sequence ATGAGTAGCTTTCCCTCACTGCACAAGCCCAAATATCCTCTCTTATCAGTCCGTTGTTTAAAAGGTTTTTGGTTACCTTTGTTTCTCCTGTTTGGGTGGGAAATATTATCTCTAATTGGGTATTTTCCACCTAATTTACTTCCTGCACCTTCAAAAGTCATAGAGACAATTTGGACTTTAGCTTCTAGTGGAGAACTTTTTCATCACATTGGTATTACTTTGTATCGGGTTATTCTGGGTTTTATCATTGGTAGTGTAATGGGTACAATATTAGGGGCACTAACGGGTTATTCTGAACAAATTCATGATTTTCTTGATCCGTTATTACAATCTTTAAGAAATATTCCTTCTTTAGCTTGGGTTCCTTTATTTATTTTATGGATGGGAATTTATGAAACTTCAAAAGTCGCTTTAATTGCTGTGGGAGTTTTTTTTCCAGTTTATCTTAATCTGATGAGCGGCGTAAAAAGTGTAGAACGTAAGCTAGTAGAAGTGGGTAAAGTATATCGACTCAGTAACTTTCAACTGATTCGTCGGATTTTTTTCCCGGCTACTTTACCCGCCTATTTTGTCGGTTTACGCAGTGGTTTAGGATTAGGTTGGATGTTTGTTGTAGCGGCAGAAATTATGGGATCGAGTCAAGGTTTAGGATTTTTATTAGTGGATGGTCAAACTACAGGCCGTCCAACAATTATTTTAGCGAGTATCTTGCTGTTTGCGCTTTTAGGAAAGTTGACCGATGCTGCCCTAGCAACCCTTGGAAAACACTTACTCTATTGGCAAGACTCTTATCAATAA
- a CDS encoding ABC transporter ATP-binding protein has protein sequence MLRLEKVSKRFSNGFLALDNINLEVNKGEIISLVGTSGCGKSTLLRIIAGLEYPTLGHVFIDDEPIKKPHPKIGIIFQEPRLMPWLTVEKNVQFGLETLPKSQQKSLTALILARVGLREFSKALPRQLSGGMAQRVAIARALITQPSILLLDEPFSALDAFIRKSLQDHLLEIWQYDKPTMILVTHDIEEALLLSDRIMIFRGNPGHIHQEISINIPRPRHSTELAITQSKEQILKALDLSNQKKLEYTQILN, from the coding sequence ATGCTCAGACTCGAGAAGGTTAGCAAAAGATTTTCAAATGGATTTTTAGCGCTGGATAACATTAACTTAGAAGTTAACAAAGGAGAAATAATCAGCTTAGTAGGAACAAGCGGCTGTGGAAAAAGCACCTTACTGAGAATTATTGCCGGTTTAGAATATCCTACCCTAGGTCATGTTTTTATTGACGATGAACCCATTAAAAAACCTCATCCGAAAATCGGTATTATTTTTCAAGAACCGCGCTTAATGCCTTGGCTAACGGTGGAAAAAAATGTACAATTTGGACTAGAAACTTTACCCAAATCTCAACAAAAAAGTCTCACGGCTCTTATTCTGGCTAGAGTAGGTTTAAGGGAATTTTCCAAGGCTTTACCTCGTCAATTATCGGGCGGTATGGCCCAACGAGTTGCCATTGCTCGCGCCCTCATCACACAACCTTCTATATTACTTTTAGATGAACCTTTTAGCGCCTTAGATGCCTTTATTCGAAAATCCCTTCAAGACCATCTGTTAGAAATTTGGCAATACGATAAACCCACGATGATTCTAGTTACCCATGATATCGAAGAAGCCTTATTATTAAGTGATCGCATCATGATTTTTCGCGGCAACCCTGGACATATCCATCAAGAAATTAGCATCAATATACCCCGTCCTCGCCATAGCACCGAATTAGCCATAACCCAAAGCAAAGAACAAATATTAAAAGCCCTTGACTTATCTAATCAAAAAAAACTAGAATATACTCAAATACTCAATTAA